A section of the Pseudomonas lini genome encodes:
- a CDS encoding nitrate/nitrite transporter — translation MNPPRVRQGLVLGMSTLAFTVCFMVWMMFAVLGVPIKELLQLNETQFGLLAATPVLTGSLVRLPLGLLTDRFGGRSVFFLLMLSCVAPLYLISHATAYWQFLVLGLFVGLAGGSFSVGIAYVAKWFDKENQGFAMGIFGAGNAGAAVTKFLAPALIAVGSWQLVPKVFSAILFITALLFWFLSAENKDHRSASGASLREQLRSLKDPAVWRYCQYYSIVFGGYVALALWMTKYYVQEYGFSLQSAALLAACFSLPGGVLRAVGGWMSDRWGAQSVTWWVLWVSWICLFLLSYPQTQLQVQTINGPLDFHIGLSPALFTVLLFVMGIAFAFGKASVFKYIANDYPKNMGAVSGIVGLAGGLGGFVLPILFGALVDLTGVRSSCFMLMYGVVWVSLTWMYFSEIRKSPVLGKAPLLTPSPISSIALGEEHVRSAKA, via the coding sequence GTGAACCCACCGCGTGTACGACAAGGCTTGGTGCTGGGCATGAGCACGCTGGCCTTCACTGTGTGCTTCATGGTCTGGATGATGTTTGCCGTGCTCGGGGTGCCGATCAAGGAACTGCTCCAGCTCAACGAAACCCAGTTCGGCCTGCTGGCCGCGACCCCGGTGCTGACCGGCTCGTTGGTGCGTTTGCCGCTGGGTTTGCTGACCGACCGCTTCGGCGGGCGCAGCGTGTTCTTCCTGCTGATGCTGTCTTGCGTCGCACCGCTGTACCTGATCAGCCACGCCACCGCCTATTGGCAGTTTTTGGTGCTGGGCTTGTTCGTCGGCCTGGCCGGCGGCTCGTTTTCGGTCGGGATTGCCTACGTCGCCAAATGGTTCGACAAGGAGAATCAAGGCTTCGCCATGGGCATCTTCGGCGCCGGTAACGCCGGGGCTGCGGTGACCAAGTTTCTCGCCCCGGCACTGATTGCTGTCGGCAGCTGGCAACTGGTGCCGAAAGTCTTTAGCGCGATCCTCTTCATTACCGCGCTGCTGTTCTGGTTCCTCAGTGCCGAAAACAAGGACCACCGCAGTGCCTCCGGCGCCAGTTTGCGTGAGCAACTGCGCTCGCTGAAAGACCCTGCGGTGTGGCGCTACTGCCAGTACTACTCGATCGTCTTCGGCGGCTACGTCGCCCTGGCACTGTGGATGACCAAGTACTACGTGCAGGAATACGGTTTCAGCCTGCAAAGCGCGGCACTGCTGGCGGCCTGTTTTTCCCTGCCCGGTGGCGTGCTGCGCGCCGTCGGCGGCTGGATGTCGGATCGCTGGGGCGCGCAAAGCGTGACCTGGTGGGTGTTGTGGGTCAGCTGGATCTGCCTGTTCCTGCTCTCGTATCCCCAGACTCAACTGCAAGTGCAGACCATCAACGGTCCGCTGGATTTCCACATCGGCCTGAGCCCTGCGCTGTTCACCGTGCTGCTGTTCGTCATGGGCATCGCCTTCGCGTTCGGCAAGGCCTCGGTCTTCAAATACATCGCCAATGACTACCCGAAAAACATGGGCGCGGTGTCCGGCATCGTCGGCCTTGCCGGTGGCCTGGGCGGTTTTGTGCTGCCGATTCTGTTTGGCGCCCTGGTGGACCTCACCGGCGTGCGCTCTTCCTGCTTCATGTTGATGTACGGCGTGGTCTGGGTCTCCCTCACCTGGATGTACTTCAGCGAAATACGCAAAAGCCCGGTGCTGGGTAAAGCGCCGCTGCTGACCCCGTCCCCGATTTCCAGCATTGCCCTAGGAGAAGAACATGTCCGTTCTGCAAAAGCCTGA
- a CDS encoding HAMP domain-containing protein, producing MMRWLRSSLPARAGLAVILIAVLALASSLSAGLIAWFSQGDAAAINTAGSVRMETYHLSWKLVAGATPSEITAITDSLQTRLTSQSLKAVLEDGPTTALQVSYGQIQQQWNEDLRPALARGDAAAFQVQAHSFVEQLNQFVNLLQRQSEQKQGWQQAIQGMALFTTMIVLLIGLYELQYGVVTPLKELVDATQRFRRGDFKVRVNHQSQDELGQLAMSFNSMAETIEESHRTLESQVLQKTLNLQQANAALELLYQTSRSLATRLANAEGLDELIRRFQQRLPGLRLSLCLQGQLQAPAQQLLALHGASIREVCASSDCATCERHPKTNPQIFSISNQGSELGELKAHFVDGHPMQAWETQLIQALANLIGTSLSLKRQREQDHRLLLLEERTIIARELHDSLAQALSYMKLQVSRMQTLMRRGEPVETLENVTAELREGLNNAYRQLRELLTTFRLQIHDAGLVQELKDTAEEFSRRGEFQVHLHVDALAFQLSASEQIHILQITREALSNCLRHAHAQNAWLQLRQDGETVRLSIEDDGRGFSGNVDQREHHGLKIMDERARSLHGQLQIISREPQGTRVQLEFHPEFLGQQTEGSTP from the coding sequence ATGATGCGCTGGTTGCGTAGCTCCCTGCCCGCTCGCGCCGGGCTGGCGGTGATCCTGATCGCCGTGCTGGCGCTCGCCAGTTCGTTGAGCGCCGGGCTGATCGCCTGGTTCAGCCAGGGTGATGCCGCCGCCATCAACACCGCAGGCTCGGTGCGCATGGAGACCTATCACCTGAGCTGGAAACTCGTCGCGGGTGCAACGCCCTCAGAAATCACCGCCATCACCGACAGTCTGCAAACCCGTCTCACCAGCCAGTCACTCAAGGCCGTGCTGGAAGATGGCCCGACCACCGCCCTGCAAGTCAGCTATGGGCAAATCCAGCAACAATGGAACGAGGATTTACGTCCGGCACTTGCGCGCGGCGATGCTGCGGCCTTTCAGGTCCAGGCCCACTCCTTCGTTGAGCAACTGAACCAATTCGTCAATCTGTTGCAGCGCCAGAGCGAACAAAAGCAAGGCTGGCAACAGGCGATCCAGGGCATGGCCCTGTTCACCACCATGATCGTCCTGCTGATCGGGTTATATGAGTTGCAGTACGGCGTCGTCACCCCTTTGAAAGAGTTGGTGGACGCAACCCAGCGCTTTCGTCGCGGCGACTTCAAGGTGCGGGTCAACCATCAATCCCAGGACGAACTGGGTCAGTTGGCCATGAGTTTCAATAGCATGGCCGAGACCATCGAAGAGTCGCATCGCACTCTGGAAAGTCAGGTCCTGCAAAAAACCCTGAACCTGCAACAAGCCAATGCCGCCCTGGAGCTCCTGTATCAAACCAGCCGAAGCCTGGCCACACGCTTGGCCAATGCCGAAGGCCTGGATGAATTGATTCGACGCTTCCAGCAACGCCTGCCCGGCTTGCGCCTGTCGCTGTGTCTGCAAGGCCAACTGCAGGCACCGGCCCAGCAGTTGCTCGCCCTGCATGGCGCGAGCATCCGGGAAGTCTGCGCCAGTAGCGACTGTGCAACCTGCGAGCGGCACCCTAAAACTAACCCGCAAATCTTCAGCATCAGCAACCAGGGCAGTGAACTGGGTGAACTCAAGGCGCACTTTGTCGACGGTCATCCCATGCAAGCCTGGGAAACCCAGCTGATCCAGGCCCTGGCCAATCTGATCGGCACCTCGCTCTCGCTCAAGCGCCAACGGGAACAGGATCATCGCCTGCTACTGCTCGAAGAACGCACGATCATCGCCCGCGAGCTGCACGATTCACTGGCCCAGGCCCTGTCCTACATGAAGCTGCAAGTCAGCCGCATGCAGACCCTGATGCGCCGGGGCGAACCGGTCGAAACCCTGGAAAACGTCACCGCCGAACTGCGCGAAGGGCTGAACAATGCCTACCGCCAGTTACGCGAGTTGCTGACCACCTTTCGCTTGCAGATTCACGACGCGGGACTGGTGCAAGAGCTCAAGGACACCGCCGAGGAGTTCTCTCGTCGCGGGGAATTCCAGGTGCACCTGCACGTCGACGCGCTGGCCTTTCAGCTATCGGCCAGCGAACAAATCCATATCCTGCAGATCACCCGCGAGGCACTCTCCAACTGCTTGCGTCACGCCCATGCGCAAAACGCCTGGCTACAACTGCGTCAGGACGGCGAGACGGTCAGATTGTCGATCGAAGACGACGGTCGCGGCTTCAGCGGCAACGTCGACCAACGCGAACACCACGGCTTGAAGATCATGGATGAGCGGGCCCGCAGCTTGCACGGCCAGCTGCAGATCATCTCCAGGGAACCCCAAGGCACCCGTGTCCAACTGGAATTCCACCCGGAATTTCTCGGACAGCAAACAGAAGGCAGCACCCCATGA
- the narL gene encoding two-component system response regulator NarL, with product MNPSPQHRILLVDDHPMMRHGIRQMLELEDDFLIVGEASQGEEALSLIEPLRPDLVLLDNNMPQMNGIETLRRLRAMHYTGKVLLFTVSDAEDDIRDALRLDADGYLLKDMEPELLIQYIRDALNGALVISPGLTQVMAQALRSPPRQAVVELTERERQVLKTIASGFSNKVIGHKLGITEGTVKVHVKNLLHKLGLRSRVEAAVWAMEHLRSAG from the coding sequence ATGAACCCGTCCCCACAACACAGAATCCTGCTGGTTGACGATCACCCGATGATGCGTCACGGCATTCGCCAGATGCTCGAACTCGAGGATGATTTCCTGATCGTCGGCGAAGCCAGCCAGGGTGAAGAAGCACTCAGTCTGATTGAGCCGCTTCGACCGGACCTGGTCTTGCTCGACAACAACATGCCGCAAATGAATGGCATCGAAACCCTGCGCCGACTACGGGCCATGCACTACACCGGCAAAGTGCTGCTGTTCACCGTGTCGGACGCCGAAGACGATATTCGCGATGCACTGCGCCTGGACGCCGACGGCTATCTGCTCAAGGACATGGAACCGGAACTGTTGATCCAGTACATCCGCGATGCCTTGAACGGCGCCTTGGTGATCAGCCCCGGCCTGACTCAAGTCATGGCGCAGGCGCTGCGTTCTCCACCACGCCAGGCCGTGGTGGAATTGACCGAGCGTGAACGTCAGGTGCTGAAAACCATCGCCAGCGGCTTCAGCAACAAGGTCATCGGGCACAAGCTGGGCATCACCGAAGGAACGGTCAAGGTGCACGTGAAAAACCTGCTGCACAAACTCGGCTTGCGCTCGCGGGTGGAGGCGGCAGT
- a CDS encoding NarK family nitrate/nitrite MFS transporter, with protein MSVLQKPDKGPVIHDWRPEDPAFWGSSGKQTATRNLWISIPALLLAFAVWMVWSTVIVRLNAIGFTFTTDQLFWLAALPGLSGATLRVFYSFMVPIFGGRRWTALSTASLLLPSIWMGFAVQDPSTSYSVFVLIALLCGFGGGNFASSMSNISFFYPKSQQGTALGLNAGLGNLGVSVMQFCVPLVITFGVFGFMGGSPQALPDGGQLWLQNAGFIWVPFIVLVTVLAWFGMNDLSSARASFSEQAVIFKRKHNWLMCWLYLATFGSFIGFSAAFPLLIKTSFPDVIALKFAFLGPLVGALVRPLGGWLADKLGGAKVTLWNFVAMIAMVFGVMHFLPQNGTGGNFYGFLGLFMLLFITTGVGNGSTFRMIPVIFRTQHEKASAGKPPAVREQALKDAGKESAAVLGFSSAMGAFGAFFIPKSFGSSMALTGGPEMAFYMFVGFYLSCIVVTWWWYARKGAATPC; from the coding sequence ATGTCCGTTCTGCAAAAGCCTGACAAAGGCCCGGTCATTCATGACTGGCGCCCCGAGGACCCCGCGTTCTGGGGAAGTAGCGGCAAACAGACCGCCACTCGCAACCTGTGGATTTCCATTCCTGCGCTGTTGTTGGCCTTCGCGGTGTGGATGGTCTGGAGCACGGTGATTGTGCGTTTGAACGCCATCGGCTTCACCTTCACCACTGACCAGCTGTTCTGGCTGGCGGCGTTGCCGGGGCTGTCCGGTGCAACCTTGCGCGTTTTCTATTCCTTTATGGTGCCGATCTTCGGTGGCCGTCGCTGGACCGCCCTGAGCACCGCGTCGTTGTTGCTGCCATCGATCTGGATGGGCTTCGCGGTGCAGGACCCGAGCACCTCTTACAGCGTGTTCGTGTTGATTGCCTTGCTCTGCGGTTTTGGTGGCGGCAACTTTGCCTCGAGCATGTCCAACATCAGCTTCTTCTATCCCAAGTCGCAGCAGGGCACAGCCCTGGGCCTCAACGCCGGGTTGGGTAACCTGGGCGTTTCGGTGATGCAGTTCTGTGTGCCGCTGGTGATTACCTTCGGTGTGTTCGGCTTCATGGGCGGCTCGCCGCAAGCACTGCCGGACGGTGGTCAGTTGTGGCTGCAGAACGCCGGTTTCATCTGGGTGCCGTTTATTGTCCTGGTCACAGTGCTGGCCTGGTTCGGCATGAATGACCTGTCCAGTGCCCGCGCTTCGTTCAGCGAACAGGCGGTGATCTTCAAGCGCAAACACAACTGGCTGATGTGCTGGCTGTACCTGGCGACCTTCGGTTCGTTCATCGGTTTTTCCGCCGCGTTTCCGCTGCTGATCAAAACCTCCTTCCCTGACGTGATTGCCTTGAAGTTTGCCTTCCTCGGCCCGTTGGTCGGTGCGCTGGTACGTCCATTGGGCGGTTGGCTGGCCGACAAGCTCGGTGGCGCGAAAGTGACCTTGTGGAACTTCGTGGCAATGATCGCGATGGTCTTCGGCGTGATGCACTTCCTGCCGCAGAACGGTACCGGCGGCAACTTCTACGGCTTCCTCGGCCTGTTCATGCTGCTGTTCATCACCACTGGCGTCGGCAACGGCTCCACCTTCCGGATGATCCCGGTGATCTTCCGCACCCAACATGAAAAAGCCTCGGCCGGTAAACCACCAGCAGTGCGCGAACAAGCGCTCAAGGATGCCGGCAAAGAATCAGCTGCGGTCCTGGGCTTCAGTTCGGCCATGGGCGCCTTCGGTGCGTTCTTCATTCCCAAATCCTTCGGCTCTTCGATGGCCCTGACCGGCGGCCCGGAGATGGCCTTCTACATGTTCGTCGGATTTTACCTGAGCTGCATCGTGGTGACTTGGTGGTGGTACGCGCGCAAAGGCGCCGCGACACCCTGCTGA